Below is a genomic region from Telmatobacter sp. DSM 110680.
GCAGCAGTGCCCATGACGGCGATCAACAGGCTTTCGATGAGCAGCTGCTGCACCAGCCGACGACGGGTAGCTCCAAGAGCAAGGCGCGTCGCTAGTTCAGGCTGGCGGGCCGCACCGCGCGCCATGAGCAGGCTGGCGAGATTCAAACAAGCAAGCAGCAGAATGCCGCCGCACATGGCGAAGACTGCCCGGAGTGGCTTGCGAAAAAGCAGCCGCACATACGTGAACCCTGCTGAACCGCTCTCAGCTGTGAAGTGAGCGTCGCGCAGCTGGCTGCTCGCCGGAGTCGCGATTGAGGCGACTTGCGCATTCGCCTGAGCCACGGTGACTCCCGGTTGCATGCGCCCCATCACCGTGAGCCACCATGCGTGGAATCCAGCCTCAGTCAAACTGCGCGGTGCGTCGAGAACCGGCTCAAGGGCAAGAGGAGCGAAGATATCCGGCCTCTGCAGCGGATCAGCTCCTATAAATTGCTTAGGCATAACACCCACGACGGTGAATACGTGATTGTCAATCTGCAGCTTTTGGCCGATAACGTTAGAAGCGCGGTTAAACCACCGCTGCCAGAACGATTCGCTGATAACCACCCCGAAGCCGGAGGGATTGCCTCCCTTGGCGTCATCCGCCCGTTCGAGCGTACGACCCAGCAACGGCGGAGTCTCGAGCGTCGAGAAGAAATCTCCGCTGACCAACTGGCCCGACACGCTCTCAGTACCACTGGAACCCCGGACCTGAAACTTACGGCGATCGAACGCAAAGACTTGAGAGAAGACCTCGCGGCGGTTTTCAAGTCCACGAAACAAAGGCTCAGAGAAACTGTAGTTGATCGTCGGACGCTTCAGATCAATCCCCAGCACGGCGAGCCGGTCGCTTTGCGGAACGGGCAGAGGGCGCAAAAGGAGGCCGTTGATCATGGAGAAGACGGTGGTATTCGCGCCGACTCCGAGTGTCAGCTCACAAGCGCGACGAACGTAAAGCCAGGCGACTTGCGCAATACGCGGATGGAGAAACTGATATCGCGGCGTAGATTCTCGAGGCTGCCAAACTGCCACAGTTCCCTCAGGCGCTCATGCCAGCGGCTCGCGTTGCCAAAGGCGCGTCGTGCTTGCGCTTCG
It encodes:
- a CDS encoding permease prefix domain 1-containing protein — encoded protein: MAQNLHEFLLRLKAIFQKRRLDRDMADELAFHQAMLQKKLVQQGLAPKDAEAQARRAFGNASRWHERLRELWQFGSLENLRRDISFSIRVLRKSPGFTFVALVS